One region of Erythrolamprus reginae isolate rEryReg1 chromosome 8, rEryReg1.hap1, whole genome shotgun sequence genomic DNA includes:
- the CARD9 gene encoding caspase recruitment domain-containing protein 9 translates to MSDPEDEDGETCWNNLESFRVKLISVIDPSRITPYLRQCRVINHDDEEQVLNDPSLVLRKRKTGLLLDLLQRTGKKGFVAFLESLELYYPHLYKKITGNDPTRVFSMIIDTAGESGLMEVLMSEVSKLQAAIREERQKVQELNVTLSTKEDTIKEMRVRDSVLRKYQERAHKVKEERDSLSKELMLCREENYKLAMKYANQSEEKNVALMKNRDLQLEIDCLRHSLIKAEDHCSLERKNTLNLKEAMEQRPSHEAVWEIQREKDLLLAKNKELESTLQVTKNGSSEKDGVPLRALEAEWKRVLKEQQELVNTTCDLRQALQRAKEGRDKLVGEKELLELRCTSLQNDNQIYQNRIQAILKQLEEVATERDQALLTQEECHKQYSQGLREKDSYRKQIRELGERCDELQLQLFQKEGQLLSAETQLKRLCRDPSAMTSDLDENSSRSSQELTPHGNPDEDRKGTKPRRSPVDGDLPEKGYRRMKDSFEHYRRKRALRRVQESRHHEAYWEHSSGSDNTDTEGS, encoded by the exons ATGTCAGATCCAGAGGATGAGGATGGTGAAACTTGTTGGAACAATCTGGAAAGTTTCCGCGTGAAGCTGATTTCGGTGATCGACCCTTCCAGAATAACGCCTTACCTCCGGCAGTGCCGAGTCATCAACCACGATGACGAGGAGCAGGTCCTGAATGATCCCAGCCTAGTACTCCGTAAAAGGAAAACAG GGCTGCTCTTAGATCTTCTCCAGAGGACGGGcaaaaagggttttgtggctttCCTGGAGAGTCTGGAGTTGTACTACCCACATCTCTACAAGAAAATAACAGGCAACGACCCCACTCGGGTCTTCTCCATGATCATAG ACACGGCAGGAGAGTCCGGCCTAATGGAAGTGCTGATGAGCGAGGTCTCAAAGCTGCAAGCGGCCATCCGAGAAGAGAGGCAGAAGGTCCAGGAGCTGAACGTGACTCTCAGCACCAAGGAGGACACCATCAAGGAGATGAGGGTGAGGGACAGTGTCCTACGCAAGTACCAGGAGCGGGCACACAaggtgaaggaggagagggacTCCCTCAGCAAGGAACTGATGCTGTGCCGAGAGGAGAACTACAAGCTGGCCATGAAGTACGCCAATCAGAGCGAGGAGAAGAATGTGGCCCTGATGAAGAATCGGGACCTGCAGCTGGAG ATTGACTGCTTGCGGCACAGCCTGATCAAGGCTGAAGATCATTGCAGCCTGGAACGGAAGAACACGCTGAACCTGAAAGAAGCCATGGAGCAGCGGCCCAGCCACGAGGCGGTGTGGGAAATCCAACGAGAGAAGGACCTGCTATTGGCCAAGAACAAGGAGCTGGAGAGCACCTTACAG GTCACCAAGAATGGCAGCTCCGAGAAGGACGGGGTTCCTCTCCGGGCTCTGGAGGCCGAGTGGAAGCGGGTGCTGAAGGAGCAGCAGGAGCTGGTGAACACCACCTGCGATTTACGCCAAGCACTCCAGAGAGCCAAAGAGGGGAGGGATAAA CTTGTAGGAGAGAAAGAGTTGCTTGAACTGAGATGCACTTCCTTGCAAAATGATAATCAAATTTACCAAAATCGTATCCAGGCTATTTTAAAACAGCTGGAAGAGGTGGCTACTGAAAGAGATCAG GCTCTTCTGACCCAGGAGGAATGCCACAAGCAATACTCCCAAGGCCTGAGGGAGAAAGACAGCTACCGGAAGCAGATCCGAGAACTCGGGGAGCGTTGTGACGAACTGCAGCTTCAGCTCTTCCAGAAAGAAGGACAGCTGCTGAGTGCCGAAACCCAGCTGAAACGGCTGTGCCGCGATCCCTCCGCCATG ACTTCGGATCTTGACGAAAACTCATCCCGCAGCTCTCAAGAG CTGACGCCCCATGGAAATCCCGATGAAGATAGAAAAGGCACCAAACCAA GAAGGAGCCCAGTGGATGGGGACCTGCCAGAGAAAGGCTACCGGCGGATGAAGGACAGTTTTGAGCATTATCGGAG AAAGAGAGCTCTACGAAGGGTGCAGGAGAGCCGCCATCATGAAGCTTACTGGGAACATTCCTCAGGAAGTGACAACACAGACACTGAAGGCTCCTGA